aaagattgagaaaagatgtacaggttcgtaagtgcttgcgtaacttctttgTGAGTACGGCCCCAGGCTACGATTGCATCAGCTACCAGCCAGGGAGAATAAATTCCACATATTTATTAATCGAATTAAATCCAGTCTAACCTTGTATTATTTATTAAGGAATATCGATTGGTAatagatttatttttatttagtaAATTATATAGTCCTTTATTGGAAATATTTTATAcagttgcgatcagctgttccagTAAACAAAGTAATGAACTAAATTTCCACTACGAATATATATTTTCCATTTAACGTCATTTAGGTTAAATGATCTGCACAGCGAGAAACAATCTAATGTTACCTAATGTACGTTACTGTGACGTAACATAATGTCAGTAACGTTTACATCCATTCGGAAACCTGAAGAAAATATTGCAACTTATTCCCTAAGGTTCCAACATTCGTCGCTAGGTGGCGCGTGTGTCACTAGTGCAGGAGACTTagcagagagagacgccattacagTTAGGTGCCCTGGAGCTGGTCTTTATTATCCATCAAATTGAGGAGCATCCGTGCAGTAATGAGCTTCAGATCGATTCGACAGCTTCAAGAGATTACGGACACCACGTCCGGCAAGGCAGAATACCACTGATTAATTATTTTGGCCATTATTCTATAATCATGTTGGTGTCGTTACGCAGCATACAAACCTAATAACTCCCGTGAGTGGCATTCTTATTCCCAATCCACTTAGATTTCATGAGTAAAGGCATAAACATATAGCTTTAAGTGGAAGTTACATGTGATTCATATTTCAGCATGGAGCCAGCTGCAAGAGAAAAGTAATTCAGCCTGCAGAGTCACTTGTCGCCAGAGGGACTGCATTAGACTGGTTATAAAGCTGCTCGATGTAACCGTCGTTCAACATTGACAGTTAAGCCTCTAATTGTTTCCATTCAGTAGTTAGTTTATTAATTTATGCATTAATTAATTTTGATGATTCATGAAtattattctttattatatgTGGACGAACATTATAgaatttaccccccccccaaaaaaaaaaagatgtataAGGGAATTGCAATAATTTAAATAGAAGTTTTACAGTCCACTTCTCTAAATTCATTTttgaattaataattaaatttattatttGAGATCCATAGATCACTGGTTCTCACATGAATCACTGCACAGCACTCACTGGAgtggtgatggtacaggctgggggtggtgatggtacaggctgGGGGTGATGTTACaggctggtagtggtgatggtacaggctgtgggtggtgatggtacaggctgggggtggtgatggtacaggctgtgggtggtgatggtacaggctgggggtggtgatggtacaggctgtgggtggtgatggtacaggctgggggtggtgatggtacaggctggtggtggtgatggtacaggctgggggtggtgatggtacaggctgggggtggtgatggtacaggctgtgggtggtgatggtacaggctgggggtggtgatggtacaggctgggggtggtgatggtacaggctggtagtggtgatggtacaggctgtgggtggtgatggtacaggctgggggtggtgatggtacaggctgggggtggtgatggtacaggctgggggtggtgatggtacaggctgggggtggtgatggtacaggctgggggtggtgatggtacaggctgggggtggtgatggtacaggctgggggtggtgatggtacaggctgggggtggtgatggtacaggctgtgggtggtgatggtacaggctgggggtggtgatggtacaggctgggggtggtgatggtacaggctgggggtggtgatggtacaggctggtggtgatggtacaggctgggggtggtgatggtacaggctgggggtggtgatggtacaggctggtagtggtgatggtacaggctgggggtggtgatggtacaggctggtggtggtgatggtacaggctgttggtggtgatggtacaggctggtggtggtgatggtacaggctgggggtggtgatggtacaggctggtggtggtgatggtacaggctgggggtggtgatggtacaggctggtggtggtggtgatggtacaggctggtggtggtgatggtacaggctgggggtggtgatggtacaggctgcgggtggtgatggtacaggctgggggtggtgatggtacaggctgggggtggtgatggtacaggctgggggtggtgatggtacaggctgGGGGTGGTGACGGTACAGGCTGGGGGTGGTGACGGTACAggctgggggtggtgatggtacaggctggtagtggtgatggtacaggctgggggtggtgatggtacaggctgggggtggtgatggtacaggctgGGGGTGGTGATCGTACAGGCTGGGGGTGGTGACGGTACAGGCTGGGGGTGGTGACGGTACAGGCTGGGGGTGGTGACGGTACAggttgggggtggtgatggtacaggctggtggtggtgacggtacaggctgggggtggtgatggtacaggctgggggtggtgatggtacaggctgggggtggtgatggtacaggctgggggtggtgatggtacaggctaggggtggtgatggtacaggctgGGGGTGGTGATCGTACAGGCTGGGGGTGGTGACGGTACAGGCTGGGAGTGGTGACGGTACaggctggggtggtgatggtacaggctggtggtggtgatggtacaggctgggggtggtgatggtacaggctAGGGGTGGTAATCGTAGAGGCTGGTAGTGGTgatcatacaggctgggggtggtGATCGTACAGGCTGGGGGTGGTGATCGTACAGGCTGGGGATGGTGATCGTACAGGCTGGGGGTGGTGATCGTACAGGCTGGGGATGGTGATCGTACAGGCTGGGGGTGGTGATCGTACaggctggggtggtgatggtacaggctggtagtggtgatggtacaggctggggtggtgatggtacaggctgGGGGTGGTGATCGTacaggctgggggtggtggtcgtACAGGCTGGGGGTGGCGATCCTGCAAGgctaatggtggtgatggtacaggctggtggtggtgatggtacaggctgggggtggtgatggtacaggctggtggtggtgatggtacaggctgGGGGTGCCTGTGATGGGTTCCTGCAGCCTGAGCGACAGGTGGCCTGACTACCGCGGGAGATCAGGACACACACCAGTCTACCtgtctctcttccttccctcacttcctcttccgttcccttctctctcttttgtctttctcaGTCCCAAAATTCTCTACCGACTTGATACGCTCCTGGCAGGTGGTTTGGGGggggagagaacgagagagagagagagagagagagagagagagagggagagggagagagagagagagaaggagagagagagagagagagaaggagaaggagagagagagaggagagaaggggagagagagagaggagagagagaaggagagagagagagagaggagagagagaggagagagagagagagaaggagagagagaaggagagagagggagggagggtgagagggtgagCGTGAAGAGAGGTGGAGGGTTAAGaaagatatattttatttttatttatttatttatgcatatacaagaatgtacataaggaatgtgaggatacaaatatggtaattacagtcttgtaaagccactagcacgcgcagcgtttcgggcaggtccttaatctaagaaaattttgaggaggtaaatacttgcaaaattatagacaaaaaatgataacagattacatgaaatgaaaaaaagatgagagaaaattgtaggtacagtatattaaagcacataggtagctaagattgattgcaatgacagcttgaatggtagttgacaaaaaaattggtaggcacaatacagcagaaacaatataagattggttgcaatgacagcttgaatggtagttgacaaaaattggtagtcacaatacagcatatggctagcacattaaagaagacagcaatgaacacaatgataaggttgtttgaaattacataaaaattaggagattgggtaacattaggtacagagcaaatttaaagctcagtgtaggaaactaagaagatgaagttaggtactttttggttttgcttttaaataaggcaaatgttttacagtttttcaattcactagggagtgagttccataaactaggtcccttaatttgcatagagtgtttacacagattaagtttgaccctggggatatcaaagagatatttatttctggtgtggtgataatgggtcctattacatctgtccagggagagtttcagagcatggtttgcatttaagaacagggttttgtaaatgtagttgacacaagagaatgtgtggagggagttaatatttagcaagtttaggtatttaaacaagggagctgagtgttgtctgaaagctgagttagttatcattctgatagcagatttttgctgtgtgatgatgggcttaaggtggtttgcagtggtagacccccatgcacagataccataattaagataggggtaaattagtgcataatatagtgagaggagagcagagttaggaacataatatctgattttggagagtataccaactgtcttagagactttcttagttatgtgttgaatgtgggtgctgaagttgagtctcttgtctaggaataggccaagaaacttgccatcatctttattactgatgttaatgttgtctatctgtagctgaattgcatttgatgatttgcttccaaataagatgtagtaagtcttttcgatgtttaatgttagtttgttcgttgacatccataagtggactttttttaattcattattcacaacattatttagtgtatgtgggttgaggtttgaatagataagagtagtatcgtcagcaaacagtataggtttgagaataatagagacattaggcagatcgtttatatatataagaaatagaagaggtcctaagatgctgccctgtggcactccaccggtaattggtagagtggacgaagttgtatcattgatggttacatattggtgtctgtcactaagataggatcggatgtagtcaagggcaaggcctcggattccataatgctggagtttaagtaagaggtagttgtgattaacagtatcaaaggcttttcttaggtcaatgaagagtccaatcggaaactcatttttgtcaagggctgagtagataacgtcaaggagaataatgattgcatcgttggtgctcttttgggaccggaagccaaactggcaggggctgagtatgtcgaattttacgaggtaggaatagagctgtttgtaaataattttttcaaatatttttgatagaatgggtagatttgatattggtctataattgtttatgtccgccggattgcctcctttatggactggcgttactattgcttttttgaggatatcagggaaggtgtgatactctatagatttgttgaacagtagtgctatgggtggcgcaagggcatgggaggctctcttgtacacaatggacggaatttcactggtattccctgccttggtttttagagagtgtatgatggacacaacatctgtcgggctgattggtgaaaggagaagagagtttggatagctgcctgagagatatgtgttaatatgtgtctgagtctgtgggattttactggcaagattagcaccaaccgatgaaaagaaactattaaattcatttgccatttctaaatcagttgacggtatatccccatccttgtagagttttatttggttatgtgagtgttgcttagttcctaggatactagagatagttttccaagtgtttttcatgttgccttttgcttcattgaatctattcacataatatgcaagttttgcctttcttatgatactggtaagcattgatgagtaccttttagctacttcctttgaaactaggccaatcctaactttcttttcatatccaATAATCACCTGGCCCATAGCTTAAAATGTTGTCACAAGGAACACTTGACCGCCATACTCAGGCCGGGGCAGgtcaagggccacacaacacccctgtgtagtggtgacggcagGTCGACCCTCTCCGGACGGCAGCCTggggttttaatttttttttaattttaattttgccccgaggggcgagtttatatggcagcgtcactcatcctgtgagtggacacaccgccatagtgacagtattgggcagcgtcactcatcctgtgagtggacacaccaccatagtgacagtattgggcagcttcactcatcctgtgagtggacacaccgccatagtgacagtattgggcagcgccactcatcctgtgagtggacacaccgccatagtgacagtattgggcagcgtcactcatcttgtgagtggacacaccaccatagtgacagtattgggcagcgtcactcatcctgtgagtggacacaccgccatagtgacagtattgggcagcgtcactcatcctgtgagtggacacaccgccatagtgacagtattgggcagcgccactcatcctgtgagtggacacaccgccatagtgacagtattgggcagcgtcactcatcctgtgagtggacacaccgccatagtgacagtattgggcagcgtcactcatcttgtgagtggacacaccgccatagtgacagtattgggcagcgtcactcatcctgtgagtggacacaccgccatagtgacagtattgggcagcgtcactcatcctgtgagtggacacaccaccatagtgacagtattgggcagcgtcactcatcttgtgagtggacacaccgccatagtgacagtattgggcagcgccactcatcctgtgagtgaacacaccaccagagtgacagtattgggcagcgccactcatcctgtgagtggacacaccgccatagtgacagtattgggcagcgccactcatcctgtgagtggacacaccgccatagtgacagtattgggcagcgtcactcatcctgtgagtggacacaccgccatagtgacagtattgggcagcgccactcatcctgtgagtgaacacaccaccagagtgacagtattgggcagcgccactcatcctgtgagtggacacaccgccatagtgacagtattggccagctccactcatcctgtgagtggacacaccgccatagtgacagtattgggcagcgtcactcatcctgtgagtggacacaccgccatagcagcatgtacaacactccccaataggaagaaaacccggaaGGATGTTCATccagtcacttgtacccagacacagctgggacttgcttaactgtctctagTGAGCAGCACGAGGCTGAtagtgagagaggagagggcgTGAGGCAGCGCAAGATGTGAGAGTGGGGCAGGGGGAGGCCGCACACCATCTGGGGCGGAAGTGGGGATGCCCTAAGGTGAGAGGCAAGGGGgaagagggtggtggtgagggagacggggtggGCGGGACGggtggggagggagaaggggccGGGCACATGGCCACCACCCGCCCAACCTCCTACACAACCACATAATGAGGAAAAAGGCAGTTAAAGGCCATGTGATGTAGCTTCTGAGACGCTAGAGTGGACACCCAGGCTGGCGGACCACATGGCAACATacaacgaacaaggggacacaggtggacacccAGGCTGGCGGACCACATGGCAACATacaacgaacaaggggacacaggtggaaacttagtacccagatgagccacacagacgtggtggaggctgactccatacacagtctcataTATAgatatgcaacccatcctccgaattgacagtacgttttaatactaagtgcatTTTAATAAGTGCATTTCCGGACTgctatacatagtacataattgcacttatggggctggtaCATTTACCCATCCGCCTCCCCCGATTTaaatctcctcgttttctgtgagGACACTTAAAATTTTAAGATGAAATTTTAAAGCTCAGTTGCTATAAacaagtttttttattattattattattttctaccacagtttTTATATATTAGGATTTTCTTTTtcacttttattaaacaatagagattttataaaaataaaatatcctgtgttactttacaatttaatgaaatattttagttttgttttatttttttatttaactgtaatatcaatatagctataggttaagtagtagttataattaaattaagaagcaataaaattcttATCTTCACAAACTAAGACGGTTAAGCTAGGTCgatgttttctattcagctttttaggtaaactcaaatattcacaatatatttgacagtacgatttaatacttagtgtaaataagtacaattcttaactgttatacatagtacataattgcacttatggggctctgtgcatttacctccccatttttggaggactggctgagatatgatagagtccagtaggctcaggaacctgtacaccacttgattgacagttgagaggcgggaccacagagccagagctcaacccccgcatgcacaactaggtgagtacaggcactgGCAACATTGTAGTCACTGGCAACATGGTAGTCACTGGCAACATTGTAGTCACTGGCAACATTGTAGTCACTGGCAACACTGTAGTCACTGGCAACATGGTAGTCACTGGCAACATTGTAGTCACTGGCAACATTGTAGTCACTGGCAACATGGTAGTCACTGGTAACATTGTAGTCACTGGCAACATTGTAGTCACTGGCAACATTGTAGTCACTGGCAACACTGTAGTCACTGGCAACACTGTAGTCACTGGCAACACTGTAGTCACTGGCAACACTGTAGTCACTGGCAACACTGTAGTCACTGGTAACATTGTAGTCACTGGTAACATTGTAGTCACTGGCAACACTGTAGTCACTGGCAACATGGTAGTCACTGGTAACATGGTAGTCACTGGTAACATTGTAGTCACTGGTAACATTGTAGTCACTGGCAACATTGTAGTCACTGGCAACATTGTAGTCACTGGTAACATGGTAGTCACTGGCAACATGGTAGTCACTGGTAACATGGTAGTCACTGGTAACATTGTAGTCACTGGCAACATTGTAGTCACTGGCAACATTGTAGTCACTGGTAACATGGTAGTCACTGGCAACATTGTAGTCACTGGCAACATTGTAGTCACTGGTAACATGGTAGTCACTGGCAACATGGTAGTCACTGGCAACATGGTAGTCACTGGCAACATGGTAGTCACTGGCAACATGGTAGTCACTGGTAACATGGTAGTCACTGGTAACATGGTAGTCACTGGTAACATGGTAGTCACTGGCAACATGGTAGTCACTGGCAACACTGTAGTCACTGGCAACATGGTAGTCACTGGCAACACTGTAGTCACTGGCAACATGGTAGTCACTGGCAACATGGTAGTCACTGGTAACATGGTAGTCACTGGTAACATGGTAGTCACTGGTAACATGGTAGTCACTGGTAACATGGTAGTCACTGGTAACATTGTAGTCACTGGTAACATTGTAGTCACTGGCAACATTGTAGTCACTGGCAACATTGTAGTCACTGGCAACATTGTAGTCACTGGCAACACTGTAGTCACTGGCAACATGGTAGTCACTGGCAACATGGTAGTCACTGGCAACACTGTAGTCACTGGCAACACTGTAGTCACTGGCAACATGGTAGTCACTGGCAACACTGTAGTCACTGGTAACATGGTAGTCACTGGTAACATGGTAGTCACTGGTAACATGGTAGTCACTGGTAACATGGTAGTCACTGGTAACATTGTAGTCACTGGTAACATTGTAGTCACTGGTAACATTGTAGTCACTGGTAACATTGTAGTCACTGGCAACATTGTAGTCACTGGCAACATTGTACTCACTGGCAACATTGTATCATCATATACAGATGACGCCAGTATTGTCAtgcgagtagacaacatagaggacacgacaAACCTCCAATCGAATGTAAATctggtctttcaatgggccacagataatAATATGCAACCCattctcgactcaagtccattacattcagcggtcgaccccacagacgcattcatatattttaacatgctgttcattctgaacgggaattttctcaagtataaattaatattataatatattagcatattgtgcatatataggcataggttaggttaggttaggtgtttaggttctgttggcgattatttgtatttgtagtacgtgggtgaagcatttacagcgttgtggttcgaacaaaattcgtcagtgaagcacttgttccggatatgttcgaatgtcagcagttgtgagtcgtgtgtaaaccgcttttcattcataaaccagcccgtcctccaaacaaagatccaaaagtgattccatgcacccgccaaaccccctgtttatgaatgaaaagcggtttacacacgactcacaactgctgacgttcgaacatatccggaacaagtgcttcactgacgaattttattcgaatcacaacgctgtaaatgcttcacccacgtactacaaatacaaataatcgccaacagaacctaaacacctaacctaacctaacctatgcctatatatgcacaatatgctaatatattataatattaatttatacttgagaaaattcccgttcagaatgaacagcatgttaaaatatatgaatgcgtctgtggggtcgaccgctgaatgtaatggacttgagtcgagaatgggttgcataaacagggggtttggcgggtgcatggaatcacttttggatctttgtttggaggacgggctgtaatatgatgtttaatgaaaatatgttccagctcctgcgctttgaaaaaaatatataattttaaaacGGAAACCATATATAGAACGGCTTCAAATCACACTGATGAACGAAGAAGCAATGTGAATGATCTTGGAGTAAGCATGTCGGAAGACCTCACCTTTACTGAACACCATAAAGTTGCCGTCACGACTGCAAGTTAcccacaggttggataacaaggaccttccacACAAGGTAAGCCATGCCACTGATGACACTTATCAAGACACTGGAGCTCTAGctgtagggtggaatattgttgcactctaACAACCCCATTCAGAGCCGGAGAATTTGCTGACCAGGAGGGCGTGCAAAGATTCTTTACCGCTAGAAGCCAtagaatacgggctcaccatagtccatgctacttggaacttcttgttctaggtagcgaatctttaacaacaacaaccacgctAGAAGCCACTCTATAGATCATCTTAATAATTGGTACCGATGAAAAGTTCTAAATCTATATTATCTAGAGCGCTGAcgtgagagatacataataatctacacgtggacaatattagaggggctggtcccaaacctccacacagaaataacatcacatgagaccagaaggcatggcaggatgtgcagaatacccccgttgaagagcagaggtgcaacaggtactctgagagagaactctatcaacatcaaaggtccgagactgttcaacacgcttccgctacacataaggggcataactggccgacctctcacagtgttcaagagagaactggataagcacctccaaaggatacctgatcaaccaggctgtgactcatacgtcaggctgcgagcagctgcgtccaacaacctggttgatcagtccagcaactaggaggcctggttgtggaccgggccgcgggactgtTGATCctcggaagctacacaaggtagatcGAAGCTCCAGGAGCCGCGTAAACTAAGCCACGCTCCAGGAACAGTGTAAACTAAGCCACGCTCCAGGGGCAGCGTAAACTAAGCCACGCTCCAGGAACAGTGTAAACTAAGCCACGCTCCAGGGGCAGCGTAAACTAAGCCACGCTCCAGGAACAGTTTAAACTAAGCCACGCtcagtagtgaataaggagacagattgaggtaaaaaaatttcagacacggttgggcacttccatgccgacttgaccctgttgggccagaacgtccattcctcttatttgggtggttaggttagggcacagtcagcgcgctcctggctggctggcggtggtggggtggtggtcccccctggggtcccggggggaccaccaccaatggtgtacctgaggaactggtgccctatcctaacctgtttttttgcacgatttgtctcgagcttttaagatgagtctagggcctcaaggagggggtctctacttatgagaggtaccgaggatgaatgtacaatagttggaaaccaaaaaaatgcactggtgaaaggcatataaacgttttttggagtatttaatggcgctagtatatgtgtgcgtgtgcgtgtttttttttatgtaaatacaatatatctgggttttttaattcctgctgagaagtgtatctgaaataaagggttttgtctttacatttggtaaggtttcaataatcaggtaaaaaataaaaatgagaaAGACTCGAGTTATATTTTTTCATTTACTCCAGATTATTGTCCCCATTTTCTCTATATTCCGTTTCACAGAAAACATCTTCACGGGCGGTCGAGTCCCGTTTTCGTCTATGGGGAAACTCAGATAATTGACAGAAAAAAATATATGCAAGTTCCATTTTTATTTCCAAACACTGGATAGTTTAATTATTAAGatcgggagtttgcttattattcAGATCTGGGAAACAACAACGTATTattatttcatgtttttttttttttcatccaaacatatagaaacaagtatttatgttttaattttagaggaaagaacattatcaaatatttgttttgtttttgttttttcataggaaagagcaaacatcagaaaagacataattcattcattcattcagtatTATAGATATTCCCCCCACCGGTAAATTAAAGACATTATTTATTTTCATC
The sequence above is a segment of the Procambarus clarkii isolate CNS0578487 chromosome 44, FALCON_Pclarkii_2.0, whole genome shotgun sequence genome. Coding sequences within it:
- the LOC138350190 gene encoding cysteine-rich, acidic integral membrane protein-like, producing the protein MPEHCGVCGEGDDSGSSQSLNKSGDQTRGFGDGSESLLQSSLVGNAQPGLVACEYNVASDYNVASDYNVTSDYNVTSDYNVTSDYNVTSDYHVTSDYHVTSDYHVTSDYHVTSDYSVASDYHVASDYSVASDYSVASDYHVASDYHVASDYSVASDYNVASDYNVASDYNVASDYNVTSDYNVTSDYHVTSDYHVTSDYHVTSDYHVTSDYHVASDYHVASDYSVASDYHVASDYSVASDYHVASDYHVTSDYHVTSDYHVTSDYHVASDYHVASDYHVASDYHVASDYHVTSDYNVASDYNVASDYHVTSDYNVASDYNVASDYNVTSDYHVTSDYHVASDYHVTSDYNVASDYNVASDYNVTSDYNVTSDYHVTSDYHVASDYSVASDYNVTSDYNVTSDYSVASDYSVASDYSVASDYSVASDYSVASDYNVASDYNVASDYNVTSDYHVASDYNVASDYNVASDYHVASDYSVASDYNVASDYNVASDYHVASDYNVASACGVGVAAVCGGGCLLWAWLPSVGVAAVCGRVLSPTPSLPLPTLPRVSGRVVRSSHFSPVTFGEPDEPTPDAERQQPFHRGELDHTQQEAPQPPQHPAQEGPEVRLQGQVQQPKTRKQMTTPHREYQEDPREQKGQRQEQE